AATTCCCACAACCAAGGGTTGGTATGCAGCCAGCGGTGGACATTCCATTGAATAAAGTCAGCCACCAAAAACATCAAAAGAAACTGTGCCCATCCAGGCCAAGAAGCCACTTGGATGGCTACCAGATTTTCGATTCCAAATAAACCCAAGAAATCATTGAACAACTCAACTGCCACATTGGAAACGGAATTGTACACGATTAGGGAAAAAAGGAAAAAGTTGAAAAACATGTAAAATCCATCCATCCAAAAATCTTCCCGAATAGCGGCTTGATCTTTCCGCCATGGAAAAGCTAATTCCAAAAGCCAAACCACCACTGACAAACCCACTACCCACCAAAAGTAATTGTGCCAAGAAGGATAAAGAATTTCGGATACCAGGTAATTCCAGTATCCGAAATAGCCATCTAAGAAGATTTTAAAATACTCTTGCATGAATTTAAATATTCATTAATTCTTTGCTGATGATGTAGATACCCATAATCAAGACAAACCAACCAAAGCCCTTTTTAAGGATTTTTTCATTGATTTTCTTGGAAAGGGCGCTTCCAATAAAGATCCCTATGATCGAGAGACCTGTAAATATCAACAGCATTTGCCAATCGATAGTTTGAGTCGAAAGATCTCCCAAAAACCCAATTAGTGATTTGGCAGCAATGATCAAAAGTGAAGTACCAACTGCCATTTTCATAGGTAGTCTTGCAAGTAAAACCAAGGCTGGAATTATCAAAAATCCTCCACCTGCGCCTACAATTCCAGTTATTACCCCAACTATTGACCCCTCAAGGGCGATCATTGGGAAATTGTACTTGATCTCTTCATTCTCATCACAATCGACACACTTTTTATTTCGGATCATCGAGAATGAAGCAGCCAACATGATCAAGGCAAAAAAGACCATGATTCCGATATTCTTTGTTATGGCTGATTCACCAATGCTAAACAAAGGATCAGGCAAGGCTGGAACCAAAAATTTCCGAGTTAGAAAGACTGCGATAAATGATGGAATTGCAAATACAATTGCGGTCTTATAATTCACCAATCCTTTTTTCATGTATGTACCAG
Above is a window of Algoriphagus sanaruensis DNA encoding:
- a CDS encoding sulfite exporter TauE/SafE family protein; this translates as MDVIVVIGFAAAVLIGISLGLIGGGGSILTVPVLVYILGVNPVLATAYSLFVVGATSLVGAGTYMKKGLVNYKTAIVFAIPSFIAVFLTRKFLVPALPDPLFSIGESAITKNIGIMVFFALIMLAASFSMIRNKKCVDCDENEEIKYNFPMIALEGSIVGVITGIVGAGGGFLIIPALVLLARLPMKMAVGTSLLIIAAKSLIGFLGDLSTQTIDWQMLLIFTGLSIIGIFIGSALSKKINEKILKKGFGWFVLIMGIYIISKELMNI